CGCGACCTCGTGCGTGCCGGCGGCAAGCGGCTGCGCCCGCGCATGTGCCACTGGGGCTTCGTCGCGGCCGGCGGCCGCGCCGACACCCCCGCCCACGAGCACGTCGTCCGCGTGAGCGCGGCGCTGGAGATGCTCCACGCCTTCGCCCTCATCCACGACGACGTCATGGACGAGTCGCCCCTCCGACGTGGGGCCCCCGCGGCCCACGTGGTGGCGGCCGACCGGCACCGGCGAGGGGGCGGACACGGCGACGCCGCCCGTTTCGGGGACAACCTCGCCATCCTGCTCGGGGACCTGGCCCACTCGGTGGCGGACCGGTTGGTGGTGCCGCTGCCCCCGCTGCTGCGCGACTGCTGGTACGAGCTCAACCTCGAGCTCATCGCCGGTCAGCGGGCCGATCTCACCGGGGCCGCGGCCGGCCGACGGGACGCCGGGCACGCCCACGACGTCGCGGCGCTGAAGTCGGGCGCCTACACCATCGAGCGCCCCCTCCAGCTGGGGGCGATGGCGGCGCGGGCCGACCCTCGGCAGCAGGAGATCCTCAGCTCCTACGGCTGGCACCTCGGCCGGGCGTTCGCCTGGCGGGACGACGTGCTCGGCGTGTGGGGCGACGACGCCGTGACCGGCAAGCCGTGCGACGACGACCTCCGTGAGGGCAAGGCCACGATGATCTGGGTGCTGGGGGCGGAGCGGCTCACCGGGGCCGCGGCGGAGACGATGACCCGGATCACCACGCCGCAGACGCGGCCCGACGACGTGCGCGTGCTGCGGCAGGCGCTGGAGGAGGCAGGAGTGCGCGAGGAGATGGAGCGACGGATCGCCGAGGAGGTCGAGGCGGCGAAGGCCGTCCTGGACACCGACCGGCTGAGCGAGGCCGGCCTGGCCGGGCTGCGCGACGAGGCGAGCGCGATCGCCTGGCGGGACGCATGAGCCACGTCGTGGTCGTCGGGGCGGGGCTGAGCGGCCTCGCCGCCGCCTGCCACCTGGTCGGGGACGGCCACCGGGTGACGGTGGTCGAGCGGGAGGACGTGCCCGGCGGCCGCGCCGGCCGGCTCACCCGCGACGGGTTCACCTTCGACACCGGCCCGACGGTGCTCACGATGCCCGACCTCATCGACCGGCCGCTGCGGGCCGCGGGCTCGAGCCTCGCCGAGCGCCTCGACCTGAAGCTGCTGGACCCGGCATACCGTGGCTTCTTCGCCGACGGCAGCACCCTGGAGGTGCGCCACGGGCACGAGGCGATGCGCGCCGAGATCCACCGCGAGTGCGGCAGCCTCGACGCCGCCGCCTTCGACGAGTTCGTCATCTGGCTGCGCCGGCTCTACCTCACCGAGATGGGGTCGTTCATCGACCGCAACTTCGACCGGCCCACGGACCTGCTCGCCGACCCCCGCGCCGCTGCGAAGCTGCTGGCCATGGGCGGCTTCGGTCGCCTGGGCCCGATGATCCGGCGACGGTTCCGGGACGAGCGGCTGCACCGGCTCTTCTCCTTCCAGGCGATGTATGCCGGGCTGGCCCCGGACGAGGCGCTGTCCATCTACGCGGTCATCACCTACATGGACTCGATCGAGGGGGTCTACTTCCCGAAGGGCGGCATGCGTGCCGTCCCCGAGGCGCTCGCGGGTGCGGCCGCCGACGCCGGCGCCGAGTTCCGCTACGGCACCTCGGTCACCGAGCTCGTGCGCGACTCCTCCGGCCGGGTGCGGGGTGTGGCCACCGACGACGGCGAGCGGATCGCGGCCGACGCGGTGGTGTGCACCGTCGACCTGCCCACGGCATACCGGTGGTGGCTGCCCGACGTGCGCCCCCCGCGGGCGGTGAGCGGTCTGCTGGGCGGCAACTACTCGCCCTCCTGCGTGGTCTGGCACGTCGGCGTCCGCGGGGTGGCGGACGGAAAGGCGCACCACAACATCCACTTCGGCCACCAGTGGTCCGAGGCGTTCGACGACCTGCTCAAGCGCGGGACCCTCATG
This genomic window from Serinicoccus chungangensis contains:
- the crtI gene encoding phytoene desaturase family protein encodes the protein MSHVVVVGAGLSGLAAACHLVGDGHRVTVVEREDVPGGRAGRLTRDGFTFDTGPTVLTMPDLIDRPLRAAGSSLAERLDLKLLDPAYRGFFADGSTLEVRHGHEAMRAEIHRECGSLDAAAFDEFVIWLRRLYLTEMGSFIDRNFDRPTDLLADPRAAAKLLAMGGFGRLGPMIRRRFRDERLHRLFSFQAMYAGLAPDEALSIYAVITYMDSIEGVYFPKGGMRAVPEALAGAAADAGAEFRYGTSVTELVRDSSGRVRGVATDDGERIAADAVVCTVDLPTAYRWWLPDVRPPRAVSGLLGGNYSPSCVVWHVGVRGVADGKAHHNIHFGHQWSEAFDDLLKRGTLMSDPSRLVTMHSLDDEEAAPEGHSTLYVLEPVPHLEVGSIDWEAQSTRDMMRERLLGFLQENGYPTDIVTEELVTPADWHDQGMAAGTPFALAHTFPQTGPFRPNNIDRRVPGLVFAGSGTVPGVGVPMVLPSGRLAAQRVGQMLGRPA
- the idi gene encoding isopentenyl-diphosphate Delta-isomerase, producing the protein MQQKPEDEVVLLDEHARPVGTAQRLTVHDENTPLHLAFSLYLFDGQGRVLMTRRALAKKTWPGVWTNACCGHPRPGEEEVDAVRRRLGEELGVTVERLSVALPDFRYRAVDASGVVEHEICPVFVGTVVGELDPAAEEVAEHRWVDWDDLVATARATPWLISPWAAEQIPLLEAERARLPLEAPVPGDDPADLPVGDTLARVGELIDRECAWTEQMWSGLSAAGPVDLLSPDPGDLPTWLRDLVRAGGKRLRPRMCHWGFVAAGGRADTPAHEHVVRVSAALEMLHAFALIHDDVMDESPLRRGAPAAHVVAADRHRRGGGHGDAARFGDNLAILLGDLAHSVADRLVVPLPPLLRDCWYELNLELIAGQRADLTGAAAGRRDAGHAHDVAALKSGAYTIERPLQLGAMAARADPRQQEILSSYGWHLGRAFAWRDDVLGVWGDDAVTGKPCDDDLREGKATMIWVLGAERLTGAAAETMTRITTPQTRPDDVRVLRQALEEAGVREEMERRIAEEVEAAKAVLDTDRLSEAGLAGLRDEASAIAWRDA